One Rhododendron vialii isolate Sample 1 chromosome 2a, ASM3025357v1 genomic region harbors:
- the LOC131316947 gene encoding aquaporin TIP4-1 — translation MAKIALGTGREAFQADCIRALIVEFICTFLFVFAGVGAAMGSDKLGGDSLVSLFFIAMAHALVVAVMISAGFRVSGGHLNPAVTIGLCVGGHITLFRSFLYWIDQCLASVAACALLYYLTGGLTTPVHTLSSGVGYLQGVIMEIVLTFSLLFTVYATIVDPKRGFIGGLGPLLTGLVVGANIMAGGAFSGASMNPARSFGPALVSGDWTDHWVYWVGPLIGGALAGFVFENFFIERSHVPLPTEEDTF, via the exons ATGGCGAAGATTGCCTTGGGAACGGGCCGGGAAGCCTTTCAGGCGGACTGCATCAGAGCCCTCATTGTTGAGTTCATATGTACTTTCCTCTTTGTCTTCGCCGGTGTTGGTGCCGCCATGGGTTCCG ATAAGCTAGGTGGAGATTCTCTGGTGAGCCTATTCTTCATTGCAATGGCACATGCACTGGTGGTGGCTGTGATGATATCGGCCGGATTCCGTGTCTCCGGCGGCCATCTCAACCCGGCGGTGACGATCGGCCTCTGCGTCGGCGGTCACATCACCCTGTTTAGATCCTTTCTCTACTGGATTGACCAGTGCTTAGCCTCAGTAGCTGCTTGTGCTCTTCTCTATTATCTTACTGGCGGATTG ACAACTCCGGTGCATACACTTTCTAGTGGAGTGGGTTACTTACAGGGGGTGATAATGGAGATAGTTTTGACATTCTCATTACTATTCACAGTCTATGCCACAATCGTGGACCCCAAGAGGGGATTCATTGGCGGGCTGGGCCCACTTCTAACTGGGCTTGTAGTTGGGGCCAACATAATGGCCGGCGGGGCTTTCTCGGGCGCTTCGATGAACCCGGCAAGGTCGTTTGGGCCGGCCTTGGTGAGTGGAGACTGGACTGATCACTGGGTCTACTGGGTCGGACCGCTCATCGGCGGTGCGCTTGCTGGATTTGTGTTTGAGAATTTCTTCATTGAAAGATCTCATGTTCCCCTTCCAACAGAAGAAGACACTTTCTAG
- the LOC131317487 gene encoding glutathione S-transferase T3-like, with protein sequence MFTQASQTPTQKGSTHKRAQRGGKFTIEEDKLLVSAYLNVSLDVVQGNDQKLKTYWRRVWDYFHEHMPLAQRNENSRMNRWSTIQLSVNKFCGCFARIEGKHQSGMNEEDKVSEANKSYKELHGGSFQFEHYLNILKYQPKWHVDVEKKKTKKNKTWTVPSSSTPKLVDLGECDATFVDLERPIGTKVEKKKQKLAEIPSSPLARILTDIKEEQKKMSDKKMDIIQQLHVQEQERHQLDKERLRKEQERNAIKKEMLRVK encoded by the exons ATGTTTACCCAAGCATCTCAAACCCCAACTCAAAAGGGATCCACTCATAAGAGAGCGCAACGTGGTGGCAAGTTCACCATTGAAGAAGACAAATTGCTTGTATCAGCATATTTGAATGTTAGCTTGGATGTCGTGCAAGGGAATGACCAGAAACTTAAAACATACTGGAGAAGAGTGTGGGATTATTTCCACGAGCACATGCCATTGGCTCAGCGTAATGAGAACTCTAGGATGAATAGGTGGTCGACCATTCAACTTTCCGTTAACAAGTTCTGTGGATGCTTTGCTAGAATTGAAGGAAAGCATCAAAGTGGTATGAATGAGGAAGACAAG GTCTCTGAAGCAAACAAATCGTACAAGGAACTCCATGGAGGTTCATTTCAATTTGAGCactatttgaatattttgaagtACCAACCAAAGTGGCATGTCGatgttgagaagaaaaaaacaaagaagaacaaaacttGGACAgtaccttcttcttctactCCCAAGTTGGTAGATCTTGGAGAATGTGATGCCACATTTGTGGACTTGGAGAGACCTATAGGTACCAAAgttgagaagaaaaaacaaaagttagCTGAAATTCCTAGTTCTCCTCTTGCAAGAATACTAACTGACataaaagaagaacaaaagaaaatgagcgACAAGAAAATGGACATCATCCAGCAACTACATGTTCAAGAGCAGGAGAGACACCAACTTGATAAAGAGAGACTTCGTAAAGAGCAAGAGAGAAATGCTATTAAGAAAGAAATGCTACGTGTGAAATAG